Below is a genomic region from Scomber scombrus chromosome 3, fScoSco1.1, whole genome shotgun sequence.
GGGACATGTACATGAATGAGCaacagaggcagaaaaaaggaATGCTGTGAAGAGTCTGCCTGAGGACAGTCGTTGGGCTTTTCAAGCATTGTATAACAAGCCGTTCCACTTCCAGGTCAAGTTTACAATCGAGTATTCTGAGAGGACACGTGAGAAAACTGGGACCAGGAAATGGTCTCCATCACACTGCTATAAAACAAATTCAGTGTAGGCCCTTGAGGATCTACAGCCGCTTAGATGCGAGACATAAAATGTCAAGGGAGGGAAGATCAAGACATAGATCATGAGAACACAGACCAATCAGCCTAATTTTCCTCTTATCACAGTTGTACTTTTTTTCTGAGCAACTTTAAAACCATTAAAGGGCGTGCTTGCGGACATGTTTTTCCAGAATATGTAATCTCAcaaattttgtcattttcctgTGATTCATTTTTGACGCAAAACTACATGATGTAAATTGTCAATAACTAGAACATCTGTAAGCTATTTTAACTGTGAGAACAAACTTTTCTTAACTAATAACACCTTTTGCTTCAACATAAGTTGTTCTTTGTTGAGGTCATTCTTGACCTTGTCATTCAGTGTCAGGTTGGCATGGAGCAGCTGGTCTATCTGGTCTGGGAAAGAAACACCAAAAGGCACACCAGAACAGAGAAGGCACCAGGGAAAAACAAACTCCTTATACACAACTCAGCTCCTCTCAAACATGTGAAGAATGTTGTCCGATTGGAAACATCCACACGTAAAGGCTAACAGCTCTGAATAGATGTACACAACTGGGCAAACCCGTCCAACACATACGGATTCAAACAGCGGGTGTGACCGGCTCACTTGCATTGTAGCAGAATGAGAGCTCAACTCCATCActcacaataaacaaacaagggTGGGTTCACCAGCCAGGCCTTGGCTTCCATGTTATTTCTGTTTCAGCTGTGTCATCTCCCTGTTGGTCCTAACAGCCATTGTGCATAGATGAGGCATATTGGCTTGTGTCTTGGCTGGCCAGTTCTCACTCCCCTTTCTGGGTCCACTGCACAAATGAGCGACAGTTATGGAGGGATGTGTGCGAATAATCAGATCTTAAACAGAATGGAGATCACTCCTATCACATTACAGAAGCAGCTACCTATCTTTATCCTCAATGTGAGCGGACAGCATAGAGAATGTTGATGGGAACGCTGATGTTTCACATCAACAAAAATGACACAAGCAACCATTTGTTGTGCGTGACGAGTTGTCAACAGCACTGAAAGCCTTAGTTATGGCTTTGCTCAGGTTTCACAATGACAACACTGTGTGAAATGAGCTACAATACAATGGAGAGGCCCTCAGCTGAAATGTTAGCTAGCTGACACACATGAGAAGTAGATGGTGGTgtacaaacttaaaaaaaaaaaaaaggcactaGCTTTTATGGTCAAAAGATGTCTCCAGTTACTTTCATTCTCTATCACAAAAGCTACCATGATAAACAGAAGTGATATTAACAGGACAGTCTGGACTGTTTGGACAAGACCTTACTCAAGAAGACTTTATGCTAGCAAGGAGGGACGCTGCTTGCCCGAGCTCATGAAGAACAATATTGCATACAATTATGTGCAGCTATCACTGCCTCGttacattacaaatataaaGAGAAACATAGTAGGAAAACACTCTACGTGTAGAAACAGATtttgggattaaaaaaaaaaagcaaatcaacAAGGAACTTTAAACATCAATTTCTAACCATGGTTGTAATATAGACAAAGTCCATTTCCTGTATTAGGTTTATTTGCGTGTGATTCATCTGTCTGCCTCTTGTCATGAAATGCTAGATACAGTACAAAGATGCCATTTGGTAAAAGGTCAGTCCATTTCatgtgtggtgttttttttttttttctcctcctgttgGTCAGTTGATTTTACGGTGTCTGGACTAATCGAATGCACCAGCTTCTCACAGCAGCGTGCAACCGCTTCTCTTCTTACGCTTGCGGACCTGAAGTGCTGCTCTAGTGGCCATCTCAAACACTTCCCGCACGCCGTCCTTGGTCTTGGCAGAGCACTCCAAGTAGCCAAAAGCACTGATCCTGTTGGCCATTTCTCTGCCTTCATCTGTCTTCACTGGCTCCTGAATGGTTAGATAAGAGATTGTTAGAAAATCTAATTATGTCCTagtgtttttatgatttatcTACACTGTATTGTAATGATAACAAATTTATCAAGCAGATAAAAACAGAACCACAAGTACACTTCATCAGTAACTCCCAGCCACATCATAGCTTACGCGTGTGGAGGCAACAATGTCTGTTTGACCACATAAATCCAAAACACTTGAACTGATGACTTTGTGCTACTCTTTGTCTAAGGGTTCCTGATTTTTTTACAGAAAGGAAAAGCTGACAGTGGCGTCTGAAAGAGCTGGAGAGCTTTGTCAACATGTTGCTATTATCGTGACCAGCTGGAcctggagacagacacagaatgGACGATAGTGCCTTTCTGTGACACAGTAAAGCAATATGTTGCTATCATAATAGTACGACTGAAAGGCCAGTAACAGCCTTTTCAGACTGCTGTGACCATTTGTTCCAAAGGGGAAGTTAACTCTCAATGACAGACgagtaaaaaaaatctctcttaaAAAGGAAGATAGTGAagtcttttatttcaattaatatgatattaaaaacaaaagttttaggcacgcaggtggtcgagtggttagagcgcatgccatatacgcagccgaccccggttcgaatcccaaTCGGAGGtgctttgctgcatgtcacaccccccctctctctcccatgtttcctgtcggtctaCTACTTATTAAAGGCGtttatgccaacaaaatctttaaaaaaaaaagttttcttttgtgtttttgctaaTTTTGGTAAATTGCTTGATCTTTGATCCACATTTTTTACACCTGTAGTCAATATTTTTTCTAGACTGTcattttactgttattatttcagtttaattttccTGTACAACATGTattgcatgtttatttttactggAAGAGGGATCCCTCTTCTAATGCTGATGTTTATCCATTTTTCCTCCCTTAAAAGTTTTTTGGTGACAATCTTCCTTCTTCGTTGAGGGTCTGAGGTTAAAGGGTGTCTATGTTGTATAGACTGCAAAGCCCTTGAAAGCAAATTTGTGATTTCAGGCTATATAAATAAGACCGACTTAactaaattgtttttcttttctttttttaggatTATATGGCAACATTATTCTTGGTTTTTTCTTGGGTTTCTTAACTTGTTTCCTCTGAACAGGTTTAAACAATAATGTCTGCGTTCGTattgactaaaaaaaacaaatgtagcCCCATCATTCAATTGAACGAGGCCAGtccagtggaaaaaaaacaaaaacaaaacaaaacaaaaaaaacgctAGGTTATCCTTAAAAGTTGAGACACATTAAACTTTTTTGAAACACAACATAATCCAGTAAGACTCTGTAGTgaccaataaaaaaatgttcaagcACATATTCCTGGTAGATAAGTTTGTAACGTGAATAGTGTACTTCTAGAGTTGTAAACCTCTTCTAGAGTTCATATGGATAACTGCACTGCGTGGAAAAGATGCAGCCCTCTCATTAATTTCAATGAGAGCACTGCAGGAGGCTAATGTAGAGAGTCCTGCCAAAGAAATTGAGGGTTATGCAGCAAAAAAGTTCAATCTTTTCACACATTTGCTGCAAAAAAACGCAGTGTACTGTGTTGGCCAATTAAATAGGTGCAAGCTCACATTTCTGGTAAAATCATTTGTAATATGAACGGGGTAATTCAACTGTTTACCAAGCGATTGTGGAGACAATGTTATATAATCGTGTCTCTATTATAAACCATTGTACAGTTTTGTCAAACCAGCCTTACTGCATTACACATTATAGTCTCTGTGATACGTCAGGCTTCTGGCGCCTGAGGACAGAAGAACGGCCTACTTGGCACATAATAACTGCCTGATTACCACAATCTACAGTTCATTGACCTTCGGAGGCTTTTTGTACCTGCTTCATCTTGGCCAGCTCTCTCCGTGTGTGCTCATCATTCCTCAGGTCCTTCTTGTTCCCCACAAGGATGATGGGGACATTGGGACAGAAGTGCTTCACTTCAGGCGTCCACTTCTCAGGAATATTTTCTGTCCCGGGAAAGACATGTAGTGAGCAGAGACACTCAAGAGAGCGACTATAAAAAGGACAGCCAGTGCAGAGTCACGGCACAGAACACTTCTCATGATGGATTGCTCTGCAGACTGCCTGAGGCAAAGATGTTTTTAGCTGCACTAATCCTACTTCCCATGAAGTCCATTAAGGCATTTAACAAACAGCTTGCTTGGCTGATATGAACTGCCCTGATTCTGTGAAGATAAATAcggtaaaaaaaatatcactttaagaaaataaaagttgtgtatttagcatttttgtcataatcatcatcatcattaacctttatttattttcttgggGATACATTGAGGGATGACCCTCATTTTCAATGATGCCAAgatgacataaaaacaaatcaaaaagcagaaatacagaaatcaattaataattaaacaagTACATTTAAGAACATTCAGattttaaaagtatatttcTCAAGCGTCATAATGTTATCTGGGAAAAGATATTTAAAGAGCGTTGAACATTATACCATGAGTCTGGACCATGAAATCTTAAAGCAGTGTGAGATCTGAACTGACCAGGGAAACATGAGGGCGGGTTTGATAAGTGCCTACGTTGATGTTTATTAGCGGAGGGTTTTAATTAGGtcatcatattatataataaatacaagcTGTCAACTTTCTGTGCTGCTGCCCGGTTTATCCAACTTAGACTaacctgtttaaataaaaggatatacatataaaatatctCAAATAGGCCACGTCAGCAGTTCCTTACCTAAACTGTCTGGGCTGTCGATGGAGAAGCACATGAGGATGACATCTGTATCAGGGTAGGACAGAGGCCTCAACCTGTCATAGTCCTCTTGGCCAGCAGTATCCCACAGAGCCAACTCCACCTGGAGaaaaaggcaaaagaaaaaggatttaaaaagcagaaaacacactCAAGACACATTAACTATAGATAAAGGCTATCTTCGTTTTGGAAACAAAGTGATTCACCTATTACTCATACATGtcattttgtttagttttgtaaTTTGAACACATCATAAGAGcttaaaatgaaaattacaCGTCTGCCCAGAGGAGATGTAATTTGGCTCCCTGATTTAGGATgaatacaaaaagaaacatcacGTCATTTGTGATGAAGTTTACTTTATCTTCCGCTGAGAGTTGTTACAATTTTGGATATGACGTCTGAATCTTGGAGCATGGGGTGTTTCTGAGTAATTTTCCCAAAGGCCAATAAGCAAATAGAATACAACAACAGCTTAGCCTTTGGAGATTTATCTCCTCTTGCTACAAATATCTTGCATCTTAAGCATAATTTGGTGTTGTTCTGTATGTGTTTTACTGCGGTTGCTTTCCTCATTTGTGGGAAATTCAGTGCACAGATATTTGCTTCTTGTAATAGCTGTGGCTCTGGCCTAATCAGCTTCGTAAGTCTGTGTTGTGGAAATGAACTTGGGGACTGGCCTCATCCCATCACACCACTGATTAATTCAATTAGGGAAAGTGGGAGATTAGTGAGCATCAAACCAGATACCTTCTGTCCCTGTACGGGCATTAACAGTAAGTCTTTGCTTGACTCCACTCTGCAGCTGACTCAGTATGttcaaggggggggggggaaacttTTGCAAAGTTTTAAATACTGGAACTTCACTGAATGACAAAAGATTCTGGTATGCCCACAAAGAGCACAAGCATCAGTCAACAGTCCCAAAATAGAGGTGTGCAGAGGCAGAGGGTGGGAGGTGGCAGCACACTGTTGAGTCTGCATGAGCAACCAGAGCGGTTATGTTCCCACTGGACTTGTTGTAAGCGGCAGACTttggggaggaaaagagaggggaaaaaacagctaTTTTTAGAATCAGTCCAATCCACAGTAGGTGagagaaaaataatgttttttactcTCAAGGGGGTAGAAGAACTCAAATTTGGGGACGAGGAGCACAAATCTAATCCAGCTGGTTATATAATGGTCTTGATGGGGCAGGCAATCCTCAGGAGAGAAACTTAAGGAGCCCACACTCATATCTTTACCAAAATGATCCACTTCTAGACCAACATCCATCGCGGATACCTAAGTTTATATTTCCTGTCCAAAACAGTTAACCCCTCCTtgcctctccctccatctcagTGAGACCAGGACAGGAAATGAGAGACGGTTATCGGACAAGAGGagggggggtcctgtggggaaGGTGGGGGATTGCCAGGAGACGTCCCTGTTCCCTGTCTGAACAGGAAGCTGGGAAGTAgagtcatttcctgttttgccAAGTGGTGATCCTGCAGCGGCGGTCAGCTCAAGAGAACAAAACCCTTTGACATAACAAGCCATCTGTGGCTCAGACTGAACACTCGCTGACCAACTCCCAATGACTCAGATTCAAGacaacacgcacacatgcacataaacatacacacacagacgtcAGTAGGACTAAAATGTAGCAGATTTCATAACTTACAGGCTGTGTCCAAAATTACTCATTCACTACCCCCCATTGTCATtgaatttttttatattgtgtacAGATTTACACACCCAGAGTtcacacaaattaaacaaatataatgGTGTAGGGTTAATATAGACCCAGCCTGATGCTGTGTTCATTTCATATTGGAGCTACCGTAAGTAAATATCGTTTACGTCAACCTCTAAGTCGTAATTACGACTGGGAAACTGGAATGATCTGAAAGCTCTAATTTATCTGATTTGGCACTTAATAACCAAACTGCCTGAAAACCAAACTAACATGGGCACCTCATGTTAGCCAAAGTCcatcatttaatataattatctTTCTGAACCTTCCCATCCATCCTGCATAGTGTGAACGTGGTATGATTGTTTGCTAAACCTCTCCCTCAAAAAGTGCATCACTTAGCACaagtaactatgtagtaacttTGAATTACTCCATTTGTAGTAAGAGTGATATTCAGCAAGAGTTGGGaaagtagtgttttttttcctagactttacaaaaataaaaaatacaagagCAAAAGTGTGACGAATAGATacttgcatattcatagatccTGGAATTTTTAATGAAGTGAATGATGTTTATTGGATTTAGGGAAGTTGACACTTCAACGACCCCAGCAAATGTTGGTATGCTAAGTATGAAAGTTAATCTGCTAAACAACATAATGATTGAACAAAAACGGTTGTTTTCCAACACATGTAGCTAAGGTTAACTTAATTAGCAAAGCTGCTTGCGAGAGCTGATAAAATCTGTAAGCCACAGTTGTTATTTCAGTCAACTATAAATGAGAAGCCTGCTTCTGTCTGCATTTGTCTGAAATCAAGGACCCTTTGTTTCAACAATTAAGAATTTCGAGTGGCAAATCTGTCACATTATGATTGTAAACTGCATACATGCCTGTGGGACTCTGCTgcccttttcacagcagacattgtaacttgtcaaagcaggaaacaggtgcaattaataacattaataaccCCTAtggttaatgttattttttcctgctatgaaatgttaaaatgtcatgaaaagGGTCTATTAGGTCAtccatattatttattatttttgcttcATGAAAGAAATGGAAACACTTTCTCTGTTACATGACATGGACACTATCAGTAATCTTAATGGTACAAACCTGTTTCCCGTCAACCTCGATATCAGCTATGTAGTTCTCAAACACTGTGGGGACGTAGACTTCAGGAAACTGGTCTTTACTGAAAACGATGAGAAGACATGTTTTCCCGCAAGCTCCATCCCCGACGATTACCAGCTTCTTCCGAATGGCTGCCATCTCTGGAAACAAGAGGAGGGTTTTCCATGAATTTGTCACAGACAGACATTTAAATGGGCCCTTGAGTGCCAAAATTATCAGCAGTaccacaaaaggaaaaacaaacattttttttgtgtaatgcCAGATTTCCTCTGTCATGCTGGAGGAATGACTCAGACAACACAGTCGTGCTCTGACATATAGTTGTGTGCGTGCTACAGATACTTCAGCTATTTGTAGACTTTGCAGAAATACAAGATAAATCAAAAACACAATGttgtacaattttttccccctcatgcTGTGTGGCTCCAAAGAGACCCTTCTGACATCCGTGACTGACAGTGCTGCCTCACACTGAAGGAGGTCACACTGATCTGCATGTTGTCACAGACAGCTGCAGTCACAGACATTGAATCCCCAATGCCAAATCTAGACTACAAAGGTACATGAagaacagaggaagaggaggagaaggaagattgtggagtgaaggagaggagaaacagTGGAGGGGGTTGGAGACAAGCTGGGACATGAAGGAATGTGCTATCAGGCCATTCACTCCTGTTCCCGCCCTGTTTGTTTCCCTCTGCAGCTCGTGTGGAAAAGAAAAGCTTCCAGGAAATTAGAGCAGCTGGTGAAGTACTTGTGTTAGTGTCCTAAAAAGCAGACAAAACActgctctctctgctttttatttctatgGATGCTCCTTCAGTTCTCTTTGGGAATACTTTGATAGTTGCCAATATCATTATAATCTCAAAAtagtttttgttaaaataacGAAAGCTAAACTGTTCAGCCCACATGCTATACCTGTGTTAAGGTGTCATTTCTTACATGGGATTTAGCTAtttccctttaaaataaaagcatgtcCAACATATCTAAATGCATCTTTGTGAACAAGATTTAGATTTTACAACCACACTTCAAGCCTATAAAAAATGACGCTTTGCTGGTTTATTGTGCACAAAATACAATCCATTGAACCAACtgaatcaaaacacatttttgtaataGACCCTGGAGGAGACGACTGGTTTAGCTGGTGTGTGTGCAGGCTGCGTGAGGATGAGTTAGCAGTGCAGCTGATGGATGAGCCGGGGCCCTTCTGCCTGGGAGCAGCTGTGCATATAGTCATTTGGCTCCTCACCTCATCCACTTTCTGCCAGACAGTCTTGACAGCAATCCTCACGAGGGCACCCACTTATCAGGGGAAATTCATCTTTCAGTGCTGTGGGCAAAACTTTGAGTTGAATCTGACCTCACGCCCACTTTTAATCTCTGCCTTGATGCATAGCAACACCAAATCTTCCAAGGAAGATAATCAAACTGTTGACtgattgtgtgaatgtgtgttggTTTGGTACGATGGTGTAAGTAATTTAAGCTAAGCTTACATGCAATACAAGACGATATGTGCAGATATGTGAAATCTGAGGAGAATGTGTAACTTATTAAATATACTTGGAATGAATAGGACACCACATATTTCAGGCATTTTAAAACAGTAACTGTACAAGTCATTATATAGTggttgatatactgtatatggctgtaactaacaattattttcattttcaattaatctgTCGGTtactttcttgattaattgaattaaaatgtcacaaaatggtATAAAATGTTGATCAGTATTTCCCAAAGCCAAAGGCACAAcccaaaatgttttgttctgtcCCAACAAATAGTCCACAACcaaaatgaagcttagcgaaagttcagacaggaagaccaccttGTACCACTTTGTATGCTCACAtagttttatttgtcattctttagtcatcctgatccttcttacagctcatactgatctctgtcaaagctaattttccttgctgttatttctggagcatcaattaacacatcagctgttcacatcacctgttCAAGTCTAATcaatagcacagtgacacaccttcattgtctgcctatcatattgcagctgtctatttaaatgttctccctctctgctcaggtgctctcttgatgctgttttgcgcaacccaccacctccccatcaccacccagtcttcatattcctcaaagcaacacttcaacttcatcagcctgatcagtttcagccttaagatgacttgttgtgatCTGGCCCGAGAAGATTGAttgaagtcatcagccaccatcaccagtgtctggactccatggggggatctatcatgctgatgctcaggacttacatccttcgattcaaaaattctccctgcagagtccaagcgccaaagactatgacaatacctaatcattatatcatctgcataataaacatattttactttatatctggtctctcctgattgaaatatattcagcttactgtcatagaagacaaaagaaaacagaaaatattcacatttaagaagctagaACCAGAGAAGTTCAGCGTTTTTTCCTTtcgatcaactaatcaattaatcaactgatTGTAGCAGCTCTACTAATATATAAATTACAATGTACATTTATGAATCCTTGTAACTGTCCTCAAAATGTATAATGAGTGACAAGAGGtaaaaataatctgaaataTGTACATTTAGCGCAAACGTATATTTTATGTGAGCAAAAGAAACCcaagaaagaataaaaagaagagaataaaTTATTACCCTTCCCTATTTCCACTGATATTTAGACTTGGCATACCTAGTAGGCACACTGGAAATGTTGGGTGCGTTTTCTCGTTTGACAGTTTTATTAACATCTTTCCCTCTTATGGAAATTCTGGTCATGGTTTGATCATATTTTCTGCCTTTTACCCTGAGGCCCACTCCTTCTGATGCCGTGTACTTTGTTACAGCTACACAGATTTTGCCAAAAGGTTTTAATTTAGGCTGCTGTAGCAAATATTGGTGCTGCTGTTATTTctagcttttaaaatgtattcatagcTATGAACTCAAAGCTGTTGACAGACTTTAAACAGACAAATGTTCTATTAAATGACCATAACAAAATTATCATCCACTTCATCTGTAGTAGGAAATCCTTTTTatgatatttcatttcattcaacaAATCATAGAATATCTAATAACAAAGACAACTTCCATCTTTTGCTTTCCAGAGATAGTGTTAACCAGAAAAGCTCAACTAGATATGATGGGTTCAAAGCCAAACAAGTGGGAGACAGCAGCACCAAGGCCTCAGAGGCTCAccctgtaaaacaaaacaatccacTTCCTGTTCTGTGAAGCCTAGGAGGAGCTCctggctgcagctctgtttGGACAGGCCTCAGTAG
It encodes:
- the LOC133978138 gene encoding rho-related GTP-binding protein RhoA-D-like; translated protein: MAAIRKKLVIVGDGACGKTCLLIVFSKDQFPEVYVPTVFENYIADIEVDGKQVELALWDTAGQEDYDRLRPLSYPDTDVILMCFSIDSPDSLENIPEKWTPEVKHFCPNVPIILVGNKKDLRNDEHTRRELAKMKQEPVKTDEGREMANRISAFGYLECSAKTKDGVREVFEMATRAALQVRKRKKRSGCTLL